Proteins encoded within one genomic window of Lagenorhynchus albirostris chromosome 9, mLagAlb1.1, whole genome shotgun sequence:
- the LOC132526372 gene encoding histone H2AX translates to MSGRGKTGGKARAKAKSRSSRAGLQFPVGRVHRLLRKGHYAERVGAGAPVYLAAVLEYLTAEILELAGNAARDNKKTRIIPRHLQLAIRNDEELNKLLGGVTIAQGGVLPNIQAVLLPKKTSAAVGPKAPAGGKKATQASQEY, encoded by the coding sequence ATGTCGGGCCGCGGCAAGACAGGCGGTAAGGCCCGCGCCAAGGCCAAGTCGCGCTCGTCGCGAGCGGGCCTCCAGTTCCCCGTGGGCCGCGTGCACCGGCTGTTGCGGAAGGGACACTACGCCGAGCGGGTGGGCGCCGGCGCGCCGGTCTATCTGGCGGCGGTGCTCGAGTACCTCACAGCCGAGATCCTGGAGCTGGCGGGCAACGCGGCCCGCGACAACAAGAAGACGCGGATCATCCCCCGCCACCTGCAGCTGGCCATCCGCAACGACGAGGAGCTCAACAAGCTGCTGGGCGGCGTGACGATCGCCCAGGGAGGCGTCCTGCCCAACATCCAGGCCGTACTGCTGCCCAAGAAGACCAGCGCCGCCGTGGGGCCGAAGGCGCCCGCGGGCGGCAAGAAGGCCACCCAGGCCTCGCAAGAGTACTGA
- the DPAGT1 gene encoding UDP-N-acetylglucosamine--dolichyl-phosphate N-acetylglucosaminephosphotransferase: MWAFPELPMPLLVNLIGSLLGLVATLTLIPAFRGHFIAARLCGQDLNKSSRQQIPESQGVISGAVFLIILFCFIPFPFLNCFVEEQCKAFPHHEFVALIGALLAICCMIFLGFADDVLNLRWRHKLLLPTAASLPLLMVYFTNFGNTTIVVPKPLRPLLGLHLDLGILYYVYMGLLAVFCTNAINILAGINGLEAGQSLVISASIIVFNLVELEGDCRDDHVFSLYFMIPFFFTTLGLLYHNWYPSRVFVGDTFCYFAGMTFAVVGILGHFSKTMLLFFMPQVFNFVYSLPQLLHIIPCPRHRIPRLNTKTGKLEMSYSKFKTKSLSFLGTFILKVAEGLRLVTVRQSENEDGAFTECNNMTLINLLLKVFGPMHERNLTLFLLLLQVVGSAVTFSIRYQLVRLFYDV; this comes from the exons ATGTGGGCCTTCCCGGAGTTGCCGATGCCGCTGTTGGTGAATTTGATCGGCTCGCTGCTGGGACTTGTAGCCACACTCACACTCATCCCTGCCTTCCGTGGCCACTTCATCGCCGCACGGCTCTGCGGCCAGGACCTCAACAAATCCAGCCGGCAGCAAAT CCCAGAGTCCCAGGGAGTGATCAGCGGTGCTGTTTTCCTTATCATACTCTTCTGCTTCatccctttccctttcctgaaCTGCTTTGTGGAGGAGCAGTGTAAAGCCTTCCCCCACCATGAA TTTGTGGCCCTGATAGGTGCACTCCTTGCCATCTGCTGCATGATTTTCCTGGGCTTCGCGGATGATGTACTGAATCTGCGCTGGCGCCATAAGCTCCTGCTGCCCACAGCTGCCTCACTACCTCTCCTCATGGTCTATTTCACCAACTTTGGCAACACGACCATTGTGGTACCCAAGCCCTTACGCCCACTTCTTGGCCTGCATCTGGACCTGG GGATCCTGTACTATGTCTACATGGGGCTGCTGGCAGTGTTCTGTACTAATGCCATCAATATCCTAGCAGGAATTAATGGCCTAGAGGCTGGCCAGTCGCTAGTCATTTCTGCTTCCATCATCGTCTTCAACCTGGTGGAGCTGGAAG GTGATTGTCGGGATGATCATGTCTTTTCCCTCTACTTCATGATACCCTTTTTTTTCACCACCTTGGGATTGCTCTACCATAACTG GTACCCATCACGGGTGTTTGTGGGAGATACCTTCTGTTACTTTGCTGGCATGACCTTTGCCGTGGTGGGCATCTTGGGACACTTCAGCAAGACCATGCTACTCTTCTTCATGCCCCAGGTGTTCAACTTCGTCTACtcactgcctcagctcctgcATATCATCCCCTGCCCTCGCCACCGTATACCCAG ACTCAATACCAAGACAGGCAAACTGGAGATGAGCTATTCCAAGTTCAAGACCAAGAGCCTCTCTTTCTTGGGCACCTTTATTCTAAAG GTAGCAGAAGGCCTCCGGCTAGTGACAGTGCGCCAGAGTGAGAATGAGGATGGTGCCTTCACGGAGTGTAACAACATGACCCTCATCAACTTACTACTTAAAGTCTTTGGGCCCATGCATGAGAGAAACCTCACCCTGTTCCTGCTGCTGCTACAG GTCGTGGGCAGTGCTGTCACCTTCTCCATTCGGTACCAGCTTGTCCGACTCTTCTACGATGTCTGA